A single genomic interval of Streptomyces sp. BA2 harbors:
- a CDS encoding response regulator transcription factor, whose translation MTLRVLLADDQALLRATFSTLIDSCDDMEVVAEATDGEEALELTRTHLPDLALMDIRMPGTDDGLAAASRICADPELAATRVLILTTSETDEYVAEALRAGASGFLGKDVGVDELLGAIRTVVAGDSLLSPSATRALITRFLATPGPGGHLTPPESLASLTSREREVMVLVAEGKSNAEIAEALGDSPPGVRTHVRSAMTKLDARDRAQLVVIAYQSGLVRPAPPLC comes from the coding sequence ATGACCCTCCGCGTCCTGCTTGCCGACGACCAGGCCCTCCTCCGGGCGACCTTCAGCACCCTGATCGACTCCTGCGACGACATGGAGGTGGTCGCCGAGGCCACCGACGGCGAGGAAGCCCTCGAACTCACCCGGACCCACCTCCCCGATCTCGCCCTCATGGACATCCGCATGCCCGGCACGGACGACGGCCTGGCCGCGGCCTCCCGGATCTGCGCCGACCCGGAGCTCGCCGCCACCCGCGTCCTCATCCTCACGACCTCCGAGACCGACGAGTACGTCGCCGAGGCCCTGCGCGCGGGCGCGAGCGGATTCCTCGGCAAGGACGTGGGCGTCGACGAACTCCTCGGCGCGATCCGCACCGTGGTCGCGGGCGATTCGCTGCTCTCCCCGTCGGCCACGCGCGCCCTCATCACCCGCTTCCTCGCCACCCCCGGCCCCGGCGGCCACCTGACGCCGCCCGAGAGCCTTGCCTCGCTCACCTCCCGCGAGCGGGAGGTGATGGTCCTGGTCGCCGAGGGGAAGTCCAACGCCGAGATCGCCGAAGCGCTCGGCGACAGCCCGCCGGGCGTGCGCACCCACGTCCGGAGCGCCATGACCAAGCTCGACGCCCGTGACCGCGCCCAACTGGTCGTCATCGCCTACCAGTCGGGCCTCGTCCGGCCCGCGCCGCCCCTGTGCTGA
- a CDS encoding non-ribosomal peptide synthetase, with amino-acid sequence MRLTAAQSGMWFAQALDPGSPAQNTAECLEIHGPIDPSAFARTLRQVVSEADALRVRIIEGADGPSQLEVADPTLPLKVRDLRAAFDPDAEAQAWMREDLATPFDLAAGPLFAHALFRVGDERWLWYQRVHHIVMDGFGYSLLARRTAEVYTALAARNEPGESPFGRLEDLVAEDTAYRASETFETDRRYWDGAFADRPDAPNLAGRTALPSRTFHRRSARLSPEATARLRESASSMRATWPEVLVAAQALYVSRATGSAEVVLGLPMMGRMGSVALRVPGMVMNVLPLRLTVTPQATFAELTRQVVLGIRAARRHQRYRYEDIRRDLGLLGESRSLVGPLVNVMPFDYGLTFAGARTDAHNLSAGPVDDLTVNVYDRADGSGLRIDYDGNPALYEPEELGVHQARFMELLERIADAGPHTPLAEHTIARRIELSLVTEEFNATAHPVPPTTLIGPIEGQAVRTPDATALVFGDQELTYAELNARANRLAHHLIEVGVRPGALAAVAVPRSLDLVITLLAVLKAGGAYLPLDPDYPADRLAYMLEDAGPACVIADRADRVPASGVPLVALDSLDTTPYGSYDPPRALTPHHPAYVIYTSGSTGRPKGVVVPHSAIDNRLRWMQATYELTAGDRVLQKTPSGFDVSVWEFFWALRVGATLVVAEPGGHKDPAYLARVIREQGVTVCHFVPSMLQVFLSEPSAADCAGGLRHVFCSGEALPRETVREFGRVLDGVPLHNLYGPTEAAVDVTYHPCDTDATGPVPIGRPVWNTRLYVLDAALQPCPPGIQGELYLAGTQLAAEYLGRPELTASRFVADPYGPPGTRMYRTGDLARWTEHGEIEYLGRTDHQVKLRGLRIELGEIEAELAADPAVGAASVLVREDRPGDQRLVGYVTPSETGAVPAPDPEELRARLARTLPDYMVPGAILVLDDFPLSPNGKLDRRALPAPAFEGSGDGGRVPSGHREETLTRLFAEVLGVSQLGVDDAFFDLGGTSLLAARLVARVRDTLGAELTIGTLFQAQTPAALAAHLDADHHEADHALDVLLLLRAGGDRTPLFAFHPAGGMSWCYSGLLSRLDPGQPVYGLQARGLHGEGELPATMEEMATEYVDALRTVRPHGPYRLLGWSVGGVLAHTVAVLLQEAGDEVELLALLDAYPSDQWRDAAVPAEADALKALLRMAGYDLTDELTREDVLATLQREGSALAGLPDRTLSAVLDIVINNARLMREHDHRRFDGDALFFTAAAPRAEDWLTREAWAPYVSGSISNHDVDCLHPELTQPRRLDEVCAVLAARLKELDHA; translated from the coding sequence ATGAGGCTCACCGCTGCCCAGTCGGGCATGTGGTTCGCGCAGGCGCTCGACCCCGGCAGCCCGGCCCAGAACACTGCCGAGTGCCTGGAGATCCACGGGCCCATCGACCCGTCGGCGTTCGCGCGGACACTGCGTCAGGTGGTGTCCGAGGCCGACGCGTTGCGCGTGAGGATCATCGAAGGGGCCGACGGACCCAGCCAGTTGGAGGTCGCCGACCCGACGCTTCCGCTGAAGGTGCGCGATCTGCGCGCCGCCTTTGACCCGGACGCCGAGGCGCAGGCCTGGATGCGCGAGGACCTGGCCACGCCGTTCGACCTGGCGGCCGGGCCGCTGTTCGCGCACGCGCTGTTCCGCGTCGGCGACGAGCGCTGGCTGTGGTACCAGCGGGTGCACCACATCGTGATGGACGGCTTCGGCTACTCGCTGCTCGCACGGCGCACCGCCGAGGTCTACACCGCGCTCGCCGCGAGAAACGAGCCGGGCGAGAGCCCCTTCGGGCGGCTAGAGGACCTGGTCGCCGAGGACACCGCGTACCGCGCTTCGGAGACGTTCGAGACGGACCGCCGCTACTGGGACGGCGCCTTCGCCGACCGCCCCGACGCCCCCAACCTGGCCGGGCGCACCGCGCTGCCGTCCCGCACCTTCCACCGCCGCAGCGCCCGCCTCTCCCCCGAGGCGACCGCGCGGCTGCGGGAGTCGGCGTCCTCGATGCGGGCGACCTGGCCCGAGGTTCTCGTCGCCGCGCAGGCCCTGTACGTCTCCCGGGCCACCGGGTCCGCCGAGGTGGTGCTCGGCCTGCCGATGATGGGCCGGATGGGTTCGGTTGCCCTTCGCGTGCCCGGCATGGTGATGAACGTGCTGCCGCTGCGGCTCACCGTGACCCCGCAGGCCACCTTCGCCGAGCTGACCCGGCAGGTCGTGCTCGGCATCCGCGCCGCCCGCCGCCACCAGCGCTACCGCTACGAGGACATCCGCCGCGACCTCGGCCTCCTCGGCGAGAGCCGGTCCCTGGTCGGCCCGCTGGTCAACGTCATGCCGTTCGACTACGGCCTGACCTTCGCGGGCGCCCGCACGGACGCCCACAACCTGTCGGCGGGCCCGGTCGACGACCTCACGGTCAACGTCTACGACCGCGCCGACGGCAGCGGCCTGCGCATCGACTACGACGGCAATCCCGCCCTGTACGAGCCGGAGGAACTCGGCGTCCACCAGGCGCGCTTCATGGAGCTCCTGGAGCGCATCGCCGACGCGGGGCCGCACACTCCGCTGGCCGAGCACACGATCGCACGGCGCATTGAACTCTCCCTGGTCACCGAGGAGTTCAACGCCACCGCGCACCCGGTACCGCCCACCACGCTGATCGGACCCATCGAGGGCCAGGCCGTCCGTACCCCGGACGCCACCGCCCTGGTCTTCGGCGACCAGGAGCTGACGTACGCCGAGCTGAACGCCCGCGCCAACCGGCTCGCTCACCATCTCATCGAGGTCGGCGTACGTCCGGGCGCGCTCGCGGCAGTCGCCGTGCCCCGCTCCCTGGACCTGGTGATCACGCTCCTCGCCGTGCTGAAGGCGGGCGGCGCCTATCTCCCGCTGGATCCGGACTATCCGGCGGACCGGCTCGCGTACATGCTGGAGGACGCGGGCCCTGCCTGCGTGATCGCCGACCGTGCCGACCGGGTGCCCGCGTCGGGTGTGCCGCTGGTCGCCCTGGACAGCCTGGACACGACGCCGTACGGCTCGTACGACCCGCCGCGCGCGCTCACTCCGCACCACCCCGCCTACGTCATCTACACGTCCGGGTCGACCGGCCGACCCAAGGGCGTCGTCGTGCCGCACTCGGCGATCGACAACCGGCTGCGCTGGATGCAGGCGACGTACGAACTCACCGCTGGTGACCGGGTGTTGCAGAAGACGCCGTCCGGGTTCGACGTGTCGGTGTGGGAGTTCTTCTGGGCACTGCGGGTGGGCGCGACGCTCGTCGTCGCCGAACCGGGCGGCCACAAGGACCCGGCGTATCTGGCGCGCGTCATCCGCGAACAGGGGGTCACCGTATGCCACTTCGTGCCGTCGATGCTCCAGGTGTTCCTCTCCGAACCGTCGGCGGCGGACTGCGCGGGCGGCCTGCGGCACGTCTTCTGCAGCGGCGAGGCGTTGCCGCGCGAGACGGTGCGGGAGTTCGGGCGCGTGCTCGACGGCGTCCCGCTGCACAATCTGTACGGCCCGACCGAGGCGGCCGTCGACGTGACGTACCACCCGTGCGACACCGACGCGACAGGCCCGGTGCCGATCGGCAGGCCCGTCTGGAACACGCGCCTGTACGTCCTGGACGCGGCGCTCCAGCCGTGCCCGCCCGGCATTCAGGGCGAGTTGTACCTGGCGGGCACCCAGCTGGCAGCTGAGTACCTGGGGCGCCCCGAACTGACCGCGTCCCGTTTCGTCGCCGACCCCTACGGTCCGCCCGGCACCCGCATGTACCGCACGGGCGACCTGGCGCGCTGGACCGAGCACGGCGAGATCGAGTACCTGGGCCGCACCGACCACCAGGTGAAGCTGCGCGGCCTGCGCATCGAACTGGGCGAGATCGAGGCTGAGTTGGCCGCCGATCCGGCGGTGGGCGCGGCCAGTGTCCTGGTCCGCGAGGACCGGCCGGGCGACCAGCGGCTCGTCGGGTACGTGACGCCCTCCGAGACCGGAGCCGTCCCCGCCCCCGATCCCGAGGAGCTGCGCGCCAGGCTCGCGCGCACGCTGCCCGATTACATGGTGCCGGGCGCGATCCTCGTCCTCGACGACTTCCCGCTCAGCCCGAACGGCAAGCTGGACCGGCGCGCCCTGCCCGCCCCCGCCTTCGAGGGGTCCGGCGACGGCGGCCGGGTGCCGAGCGGCCACCGCGAAGAGACCCTCACGCGCCTCTTCGCCGAGGTCCTCGGTGTGTCCCAACTCGGCGTGGACGACGCCTTCTTCGACCTCGGCGGCACCTCGCTCCTGGCGGCCCGCCTGGTAGCCAGGGTCCGCGACACGCTGGGCGCCGAGCTCACCATCGGCACGCTCTTCCAGGCGCAGACCCCTGCGGCGCTCGCCGCCCACCTGGACGCGGACCACCATGAGGCCGACCACGCCCTCGACGTGCTGCTTCTGCTGCGCGCGGGCGGCGACCGCACCCCGCTGTTCGCGTTCCACCCTGCGGGCGGCATGAGCTGGTGCTACTCGGGGCTGCTGTCGCGGCTCGACCCGGGACAACCGGTGTACGGCCTCCAGGCGCGCGGCCTGCACGGCGAGGGTGAACTCCCGGCCACGATGGAGGAGATGGCGACGGAGTACGTGGACGCGCTGAGGACCGTGCGCCCGCACGGGCCCTACCGGCTGCTCGGCTGGTCGGTCGGCGGCGTACTCGCCCATACGGTCGCAGTGCTCCTCCAAGAAGCGGGCGATGAGGTCGAGTTGCTCGCGCTGCTCGACGCCTACCCCTCCGACCAGTGGCGCGACGCCGCGGTCCCGGCGGAGGCGGACGCCCTGAAGGCGCTGCTGCGGATGGCCGGTTACGACCTGACGGACGAGCTGACCCGCGAGGACGTCCTTGCCACGCTGCAGCGCGAAGGCAGCGCCCTGGCCGGCCTGCCGGACAGGACACTGTCAGCGGTCCTCGACATCGTCATCAACAACGCCCGCCTGATGCGCGAGCACGATCACCGCCGCTTCGACGGTGACGCCCTGTTCTTCACGGCGGCAGCGCCGCGCGCCGAGGACTGGCTGACGAGGGAGGCCTGGGCGCCGTACGTCAGCGGCTCGATCAGCAATCATGATGTGGACTGCCTGCACCCGGAGCTGACGCAGCCGCGCCGCCTCGACGAGGTCTGTGCCGTACTCGCCGCCCGCCTCAAGGAGCTGGACCACGCATGA
- a CDS encoding N(5)-(carboxyethyl)ornithine synthase, whose protein sequence is MGLMSLGVLASSHKENEFRLPLHPAHLDRIPPDVREKIFLEEGYGRRFGIGDEALRPLVAGLRSREQLLAECDIVTLPKPMHEDVAGLREGQVLWGWPHCVQDEKMTQIAIDRRLTLIAWEAMNHWTSTGAFSVHVFHKNNELAGYCSVLHALQLGGQTGSYGRRLRAVVISFGATARGAVTGLDAMGVSDVTVLTQRAATAVASTMPSVVMGHFAEREDDPSRLQALTEPSPVPLAEYLAGFDIIVNCIRQDTDAPMMLVTEDDLALFRPGTFFIDVSCDEGMGFEWARPTSFGEPMHLVGPGCHYYAVDHSPSHLWNSATWENSEALLPYLRKVMTGPASWEADATLRNAIEIQDGVILNPKILSFQHRAAAYPHAAEIPAPRAFIQPT, encoded by the coding sequence ATGGGCCTGATGAGTCTGGGAGTGCTTGCCTCCTCCCACAAGGAGAACGAGTTCCGGCTGCCGTTGCACCCCGCCCACCTCGACCGGATCCCCCCGGACGTACGCGAGAAGATATTCCTCGAAGAGGGCTACGGCAGACGGTTCGGCATCGGCGACGAGGCACTGCGCCCCCTCGTCGCCGGACTGCGCTCCCGCGAGCAACTCCTCGCCGAGTGCGACATCGTGACGCTGCCCAAGCCGATGCACGAGGACGTCGCCGGGCTGCGCGAAGGTCAAGTGCTGTGGGGATGGCCGCACTGTGTCCAGGACGAGAAGATGACGCAGATCGCCATCGACCGACGGCTGACCCTCATCGCCTGGGAGGCCATGAACCACTGGACGTCGACGGGCGCCTTCAGCGTCCATGTGTTCCACAAGAACAACGAACTCGCCGGCTACTGCTCGGTGTTGCACGCCCTGCAGCTCGGCGGCCAGACCGGAAGCTACGGACGACGCCTGCGTGCGGTGGTCATCAGCTTCGGCGCCACGGCGCGCGGAGCGGTCACCGGCCTGGACGCGATGGGGGTCTCCGATGTCACGGTGCTCACCCAGCGCGCCGCGACGGCGGTGGCCTCGACGATGCCGTCGGTCGTGATGGGCCACTTCGCGGAACGTGAGGACGACCCTTCCCGCCTGCAGGCACTCACCGAGCCCAGCCCCGTGCCACTCGCGGAGTACCTCGCCGGGTTCGACATCATCGTCAACTGCATCCGGCAGGACACCGACGCCCCGATGATGCTGGTCACCGAGGACGACCTCGCCCTGTTCCGGCCGGGGACCTTCTTCATCGACGTCTCCTGCGACGAGGGCATGGGCTTCGAATGGGCCCGCCCGACCTCCTTCGGAGAGCCGATGCACCTGGTGGGACCGGGCTGCCACTACTACGCGGTGGATCACAGCCCGTCCCACCTGTGGAACTCCGCCACGTGGGAGAACAGCGAGGCGCTCCTCCCCTACCTGCGCAAGGTCATGACCGGACCCGCGTCATGGGAGGCCGACGCCACGCTCAGGAACGCCATCGAGATCCAGGACGGCGTCATCCTGAACCCGAAGATCCTCTCGTTCCAGCACCGGGCGGCCGCCTACCCCCACGCCGCTGAGATCCCGGCGCCGCGCGCCTTTATACAGCCGACCTGA
- the fes gene encoding enterochelin esterase, whose translation MPLTAPPDGATRRPPRIPRPRPVERADSAWVDRAAERGVERGDFWDAVRAAGGAPVVEPDPQGDDEHRVVTFLWRGTDATRAVLVMPNKIVDPRDMAPNLMERVPGTDIWHWSIRMRADWRATYSLCVDEGDGPRPEGEYWPWLRRQQRTDPLNSRTLTRRWGGDPVSYVELPQAPAGDDWQRREGIACGTVSTHTVRSELLGNERQVHLYEPPGGGHDLPVLVLMDGEMWQPGLDVAALLDNLIADGRIPPLAALLPESLSADQRWSELACNERFVGFLETELLPWAGERLSLTADPARTVIAGQSLGGLTAAYAAVVAPGRFGNVLAQSGSFWWPDGPDLERSEWLTGRIATSEKLPVRFWLSAGEQEWVALPAMRRLRATLREKGYEDAAYREFNGGHDYLCWRTELADGLVGLLGAEAAGESAGGIAAA comes from the coding sequence ATGCCGCTCACCGCTCCTCCCGACGGGGCTACTCGTCGGCCGCCCCGCATCCCGAGGCCGCGGCCCGTCGAGCGCGCGGACAGTGCGTGGGTGGACCGGGCCGCGGAGCGGGGCGTGGAGCGGGGCGACTTCTGGGACGCGGTGCGGGCGGCGGGCGGGGCGCCGGTCGTCGAGCCCGATCCGCAGGGCGACGACGAGCATCGGGTGGTCACTTTCCTGTGGCGCGGCACGGACGCGACCCGCGCGGTCCTCGTCATGCCGAACAAGATCGTCGACCCGCGTGACATGGCACCCAACCTGATGGAGCGGGTGCCGGGCACGGACATCTGGCACTGGTCGATCCGGATGCGGGCGGACTGGCGGGCGACGTACAGCCTGTGCGTGGACGAGGGGGACGGACCTCGGCCCGAGGGTGAATACTGGCCCTGGCTGCGCCGACAGCAGCGAACGGACCCGCTCAACTCACGCACCCTGACCCGACGTTGGGGCGGCGACCCGGTCTCGTACGTCGAGCTGCCGCAGGCGCCGGCCGGCGACGACTGGCAGCGCCGCGAGGGCATCGCGTGCGGCACGGTCAGCACGCACACGGTCCGCAGCGAACTGCTGGGCAACGAGCGGCAGGTGCACCTCTACGAGCCGCCGGGCGGCGGACACGACCTGCCTGTCCTGGTCCTGATGGACGGCGAGATGTGGCAGCCGGGCCTGGATGTCGCGGCCCTCCTGGACAACCTCATCGCCGACGGCCGCATCCCGCCCCTGGCCGCCTTGCTGCCCGAATCCCTGAGCGCCGACCAGCGCTGGTCCGAGCTCGCCTGCAACGAGCGGTTCGTCGGATTCCTGGAGACCGAGCTGCTGCCCTGGGCGGGCGAACGACTGTCCCTGACCGCCGATCCCGCACGGACCGTCATCGCGGGCCAGAGCCTGGGCGGCCTCACCGCCGCGTACGCCGCGGTCGTCGCGCCGGGGCGGTTCGGAAACGTCCTGGCGCAGTCGGGTTCCTTCTGGTGGCCGGACGGCCCCGACCTCGAACGCTCCGAGTGGCTGACCGGCCGCATCGCCACGAGCGAGAAGCTACCGGTCCGGTTCTGGCTGTCGGCCGGCGAACAGGAGTGGGTGGCGCTCCCCGCCATGCGCAGGCTGCGCGCCACTTTGCGGGAGAAGGGTTACGAGGACGCCGCGTACCGCGAGTTCAACGGCGGGCACGACTACTTGTGCTGGCGCACCGAACTGGCGGACGGGCTCGTGGGGTTGCTCGGGGCGGAGGCTGCGGGCGAGTCCGCAGGGGGGATCGCTGCCGCGTAG
- a CDS encoding phosphopantetheine-binding protein, with product MALSVELIRADVADVLGEDPADIPVDENLVDYGLDSVRIMSLIERWRREHDITATFVDLAEQPAIEAWAPLLGASA from the coding sequence ATGGCGCTCAGCGTGGAACTCATACGGGCCGACGTCGCCGATGTCCTGGGCGAGGACCCGGCCGACATCCCCGTCGACGAGAACCTCGTCGACTACGGCCTCGACTCGGTGCGCATCATGTCGCTCATCGAGCGCTGGCGCCGCGAGCACGACATCACGGCCACCTTCGTGGACCTGGCCGAGCAGCCCGCCATCGAAGCCTGGGCGCCGCTCCTGGGAGCCTCCGCATGA
- a CDS encoding MbtH family NRPS accessory protein yields the protein MTTTPGPFDPVDTDTGPTHLVLENALGEHSLWPVFRTAPEGWTTVYGPETYGRCVARLQDPPA from the coding sequence ATGACGACGACACCCGGCCCCTTCGACCCGGTGGACACCGACACCGGGCCGACGCACCTCGTACTGGAGAACGCGCTCGGGGAACACTCCCTGTGGCCGGTCTTCCGCACCGCGCCCGAAGGATGGACCACGGTGTACGGCCCGGAGACGTACGGCCGTTGTGTGGCCCGCCTCCAGGACCCGCCCGCGTGA
- a CDS encoding 4'-phosphopantetheinyl transferase family protein: MTEIQFVRPAPLDVSLLDAEERRRAAALRRPADQELYAAAHTALRLRLGAYLSVDPAAVELVRLPCPLCGGPHGRPAVAGSAGPHFSLSHTDGLALLAFADRPVGADVERLPSAKVVAEVAASLHPQEQTELSELPPSERPLAFARCWTRKEACLKGTGEGLAAGGMESLLVGTGTTPSPVQGWTVRDVTAPEGYAAAIATAKDAPPDGYAAAIPPADSPAASAPSNPTSPSASSVRQHK; the protein is encoded by the coding sequence GTGACGGAGATCCAGTTCGTCCGCCCGGCGCCGCTCGACGTGTCGCTCCTCGACGCGGAGGAGCGGCGCCGGGCGGCGGCGTTGCGGCGCCCGGCGGACCAGGAACTGTACGCGGCGGCGCACACCGCGCTCCGCCTGCGGCTCGGCGCGTACCTCTCCGTCGATCCCGCGGCGGTGGAGCTGGTCCGACTGCCGTGCCCGCTGTGCGGCGGGCCGCACGGCCGCCCCGCCGTCGCCGGAAGCGCGGGCCCGCACTTCTCGCTCTCCCACACGGACGGCCTGGCCCTGCTCGCCTTCGCGGACCGGCCGGTCGGCGCCGATGTCGAGAGGCTGCCGTCCGCGAAGGTGGTGGCCGAGGTGGCGGCGTCCCTGCACCCCCAGGAACAAACCGAACTGAGCGAACTCCCGCCCTCGGAGCGCCCCTTGGCCTTCGCCCGCTGCTGGACCCGCAAGGAGGCCTGCCTCAAGGGGACAGGCGAAGGCCTGGCCGCCGGCGGGATGGAGTCACTGCTGGTGGGCACGGGCACCACGCCCTCCCCGGTCCAAGGCTGGACGGTGCGGGACGTAACGGCCCCCGAGGGCTACGCGGCAGCAATCGCCACAGCGAAAGACGCGCCCCCCGACGGCTACGCGGCAGCGATCCCCCCTGCGGACTCGCCCGCAGCCTCCGCCCCGAGCAACCCCACGAGCCCGTCCGCCAGTTCGGTGCGCCAGCACAAGTAG
- a CDS encoding EcsC family protein, translating to MQGPDLFAGAAPAVREGVGFRLTKKGLDKAVPAVGIVVGGTLNWSTLEGIVDAAEMAYRRRFLLEKYPHLADEEAPGSFPNTSPDGPDDADEEISLLDEIAEAGGPDLH from the coding sequence GTGCAGGGCCCGGATCTGTTCGCCGGAGCGGCGCCAGCAGTTCGCGAAGGCGTCGGCTTCCGCCTCACCAAGAAGGGGCTCGACAAGGCCGTACCCGCAGTCGGGATCGTCGTCGGAGGCACCCTCAACTGGTCCACTCTGGAAGGGATCGTCGACGCCGCCGAGATGGCGTACCGGCGGCGGTTCCTCCTGGAGAAGTACCCGCATCTCGCTGACGAGGAGGCACCCGGATCATTCCCCAACACGAGCCCTGACGGCCCGGACGACGCCGACGAGGAGATCAGTCTGCTCGACGAGATAGCTGAGGCGGGCGGACCCGACCTCCACTGA
- a CDS encoding MFS transporter, with the protein MVSSKPDVRPGRVVGVLALAGIVAAIMQTLVVPLIGDLPGMLDTSPSNASWVVTATLLSAAVATPVAGRLGDMYGKRRMLLVSVVPLVAGSVVCALASSVVPMIVGRGLQGLGMGVVPLGVSLLRDVLPPEKLGSSIALMSASMGVGGALGLPFSAAVAENASWRVLFWVAAALSLLVAVLAWLFVPAGRVGTGSARFDALGAVGLGSGLVCLLLAVSKGSDWGWTSGTTLGLFAAAVAVLLAWGRWELRTDEPLVDLRVTARPQVLMTNAASVLVGFAMYAQSLVVPQLLQLPEATGYGLGQSMMAMGLWMAPAGLMMMALAPLGAKLSAARGPKVTLSVGALVIALGYGSSLLLMGSTWGLLVVTLICNTGVGLAYGAMPALIMSAVPQSATASANSFNTLMRSIGSSAAAAVIGVVLAQMTTDFGGHFLPSENGFRAAMMMGCGVGLAAAVVAAFIPVREVAAGPEAPGADTEPRPASESTA; encoded by the coding sequence GTGGTCAGCTCGAAGCCCGACGTCCGCCCGGGGCGCGTCGTCGGAGTACTCGCCCTCGCGGGCATCGTGGCCGCGATCATGCAGACGCTGGTGGTGCCCCTGATCGGCGACCTCCCCGGCATGCTCGACACCAGCCCGTCGAACGCCTCCTGGGTGGTCACGGCCACGCTGCTCTCGGCGGCGGTGGCGACGCCCGTGGCCGGGCGGCTCGGTGACATGTACGGCAAGCGGCGCATGCTGCTCGTCTCCGTGGTGCCGCTCGTCGCGGGGTCGGTGGTCTGCGCGCTCGCCTCCTCCGTGGTGCCGATGATCGTCGGCCGAGGGCTGCAGGGCCTCGGCATGGGCGTGGTGCCGCTGGGCGTCAGCCTCCTGCGTGACGTGCTGCCGCCCGAGAAGCTCGGCTCCTCCATCGCCCTGATGAGCGCGTCCATGGGCGTGGGCGGTGCGCTCGGCCTGCCCTTCTCCGCTGCCGTCGCCGAGAACGCCAGCTGGCGCGTACTGTTCTGGGTCGCCGCCGCCCTGAGCCTCCTGGTCGCCGTCCTGGCCTGGCTGTTCGTGCCCGCGGGCCGGGTGGGCACCGGATCGGCCCGCTTCGACGCCCTCGGCGCTGTCGGCCTCGGCAGCGGCCTCGTCTGCCTGCTGCTCGCCGTCTCCAAGGGCTCCGACTGGGGCTGGACGAGCGGCACCACGCTCGGCCTCTTCGCCGCGGCGGTCGCCGTCCTGCTGGCCTGGGGCCGCTGGGAGCTGCGCACCGACGAGCCGCTGGTCGACCTGCGCGTCACCGCCCGGCCGCAGGTCCTGATGACCAACGCGGCCTCGGTGCTCGTCGGGTTCGCGATGTACGCCCAGTCGCTGGTCGTCCCCCAACTCCTTCAGCTGCCCGAGGCCACCGGCTACGGCCTGGGCCAGTCGATGATGGCCATGGGTCTGTGGATGGCTCCGGCGGGCCTGATGATGATGGCCCTCGCACCGCTCGGCGCGAAGCTCTCGGCCGCCCGCGGGCCCAAGGTGACGTTGTCTGTCGGAGCGCTGGTCATCGCTCTCGGCTACGGCTCCTCCCTGCTCCTGATGGGTTCGACCTGGGGCCTGCTGGTCGTGACGCTCATCTGCAACACGGGCGTGGGCCTCGCGTACGGCGCCATGCCCGCCCTGATCATGAGCGCGGTGCCCCAGTCGGCGACCGCGTCGGCCAACAGCTTCAACACCCTGATGCGTTCGATCGGCAGCTCCGCCGCCGCAGCCGTGATCGGTGTCGTCCTGGCCCAGATGACCACGGACTTCGGCGGTCACTTCCTCCCGTCGGAGAACGGCTTCCGGGCCGCCATGATGATGGGCTGCGGCGTTGGCCTCGCGGCGGCGGTGGTCGCGGCGTTCATTCCCGTACGGGAGGTAGCGGCGGGACCCGAGGCACCCGGGGCGGACACAGAACCGCGCCCGGCGTCCGAGTCCACGGCCTGA
- a CDS encoding MarR family winged helix-turn-helix transcriptional regulator: MDKPTGRTEKPVRQVEFETMLLGRHSHLFNPRTRSSGGRLDRSAYILLSRIQMDGPMSIGQLTEAFGLDASTLNRQTAAMLRGGLVERIPDPDGGMARKFRISAEGARQLDADRAEYILSLGKVMDTWSPEDVATFAGFLQRFNSDIERLEGHPWPRP, translated from the coding sequence ATGGACAAGCCCACTGGCCGCACGGAGAAGCCCGTACGGCAGGTCGAATTCGAGACGATGCTGCTCGGACGGCACTCGCATCTGTTCAACCCCCGCACACGCTCATCGGGCGGGCGCCTCGACCGCAGCGCGTACATCCTGCTCAGCCGCATCCAGATGGACGGCCCCATGTCCATCGGTCAGCTCACCGAAGCCTTCGGCCTCGACGCCTCCACCCTGAACCGGCAGACCGCGGCCATGCTGCGCGGCGGCCTCGTCGAGCGCATCCCGGACCCCGACGGCGGCATGGCCCGCAAGTTCCGCATCTCCGCCGAGGGCGCGCGGCAGCTCGACGCCGACCGGGCCGAGTACATCCTGAGCCTGGGCAAGGTCATGGACACCTGGTCGCCGGAGGACGTGGCGACGTTCGCCGGTTTCCTCCAGCGCTTCAACAGCGATATCGAGCGCCTGGAGGGACATCCCTGGCCGCGCCCGTGA